In Vreelandella piezotolerans, one genomic interval encodes:
- a CDS encoding TVP38/TMEM64 family protein: MSRTLLKGLGLLITLVILGVMWRYLQQQGLLTQAQLEALTTTISQWQRAPWMFAAVMAVYTGSLLVMFPLSLLVVLTGMLFGPVWGLAYATLGTLSSSVVSYWVGHWLGRDALMRYGGRHLRGLSGYLSQRGIRTMTVINLLPLAPFTLTNMLAGAFHLNFRDYMIGSTLGIVPGLAAVILLGSQLGALFTAASQQELVLAVAGVVVGVGLLWLLKRVATARTSRPRNDG; this comes from the coding sequence ATGTCACGAACGTTGCTAAAAGGGCTAGGCTTACTGATCACGCTGGTGATACTGGGCGTGATGTGGCGCTACCTGCAGCAGCAAGGGCTGCTGACTCAGGCGCAGCTCGAAGCACTCACTACCACCATTAGCCAGTGGCAGCGTGCCCCCTGGATGTTTGCCGCCGTCATGGCCGTCTATACCGGTTCGCTGTTAGTGATGTTTCCGCTAAGCCTGCTGGTCGTGTTGACCGGCATGCTGTTTGGCCCGGTATGGGGATTGGCTTACGCTACGTTGGGCACGCTGAGTTCGTCGGTGGTGTCTTACTGGGTGGGCCACTGGCTGGGGCGAGATGCCCTCATGCGCTACGGTGGCCGCCACCTACGCGGCCTTTCCGGCTATCTCTCCCAACGCGGCATTCGTACGATGACGGTGATCAACCTGCTGCCGCTGGCTCCCTTCACGCTCACCAATATGTTGGCCGGGGCGTTTCATCTCAATTTCCGCGACTACATGATCGGCTCGACGCTGGGCATCGTGCCGGGACTGGCCGCCGTCATCCTGCTCGGCAGCCAGCTAGGGGCGCTGTTCACCGCTGCCTCACAACAAGAGTTGGTGCTGGCCGTGGCAGGCGTGGTCGTCGGGGTGGGCCTACTCTGGCTACTCAAGCGCGTGGCCACCGCTCGGACGAGCCGTCCTCGAAACGACGGCTAG
- a CDS encoding glycosyltransferase has translation MPRRLFRLSRQRWLRLFFVLNLALVAGLIVHQVWLYVAEPEFESLHTVEVAEVRDRLAGRDAYRFAVVGNINNSVNVFQDEIVPLLNQGDIDFMVSAGNAVSGGQQESYQAIYHSLELLDMPYLLTYGDNEDSDFGSYLFYDYFGPHFYAFVAGNSHFIFLDGTGKSSTSWQLDWLERELAASDAAHRFVFVGLPLHNVIQDAPLFEEDNYLNDPRLAEGIMRLAERYGVDTVFSANLSLYAQHTVNGVTYVTTGGAGGLLLDADESFHHYVVVEVAGDSVGISPVRLNVDRPGWWRMLSSVGSTIYAFFYVSYPRFLLIVGLLTLLAMRLYRLIFEERDYYPDFDIDPTPYLEKSLRVAMVSNNYFPFVSGVSVSVERLRQGLGDLSHRVQLLVPRYRESWQDDDTILRVPTLMAFGEKREFRLTNPFSAGFRRCLREFKPDVIHVHHPFWLGSMGLWMGRRLKVPVIYTYHTRLEHYAHFVPLPGALFRNLISHYLIKRFSNRCQGVIVPTYSAEEYLRMIGVKTPTLVQPTGIDAARFADADEEAVASLRQQLAIAVDDTVLVSVSRISKEKNIGFMLEALAELKRQGKTGLRLLLVGDGPDRQAIQTQIDTLGLEAQVTLVGAVPPEEMALYYHVGDVFVFASTSETQGMVILEAMAAGLPVVAVRSSGIDDVVRDGHNGFKTPQNRQKWGQRVVELVEDDALRETLGDQAKAFAADYDIGKFAAAVAHFYAEVLAKHHTTHQTHERQPK, from the coding sequence ATGCCTCGACGCCTTTTTCGCCTCTCCCGCCAGCGCTGGTTGAGGCTGTTTTTCGTTTTGAACCTTGCGCTGGTGGCGGGGTTGATCGTTCACCAAGTGTGGCTCTACGTGGCCGAACCCGAGTTCGAATCGCTGCATACCGTAGAAGTCGCCGAGGTACGCGACCGACTAGCAGGCCGAGATGCCTACCGCTTTGCGGTGGTGGGCAACATCAATAACTCGGTAAATGTCTTTCAAGACGAGATCGTTCCGCTGCTCAACCAGGGCGATATCGATTTCATGGTGTCGGCGGGCAATGCGGTGAGTGGCGGCCAGCAGGAGAGTTATCAGGCGATTTATCACAGCCTCGAACTGCTCGACATGCCTTATCTCTTGACCTACGGCGATAATGAAGACAGCGATTTCGGCAGCTATCTGTTTTACGACTACTTTGGCCCGCATTTCTATGCGTTCGTAGCGGGCAACAGCCACTTCATTTTTCTAGATGGCACTGGCAAGTCGTCGACTTCCTGGCAGTTGGATTGGCTGGAGCGCGAGCTAGCCGCCTCTGACGCGGCCCATCGGTTCGTGTTCGTGGGCCTGCCACTGCATAACGTCATCCAGGATGCCCCGCTGTTCGAAGAAGATAACTACCTCAACGATCCCCGGCTTGCTGAAGGCATCATGCGTTTGGCCGAGCGCTATGGGGTCGATACGGTGTTTTCCGCGAATCTCTCGCTATACGCCCAGCACACCGTCAACGGGGTGACGTACGTGACCACCGGCGGCGCGGGCGGCCTGCTGCTGGATGCCGATGAGAGTTTTCATCATTACGTCGTCGTCGAGGTGGCCGGTGACAGCGTGGGCATCTCGCCGGTGCGATTGAACGTCGACCGCCCCGGCTGGTGGCGCATGCTGAGCAGCGTGGGGTCGACGATTTACGCCTTCTTCTACGTCAGCTATCCGCGGTTCTTGCTGATCGTCGGGCTGCTGACACTGTTGGCCATGCGGCTTTACAGGCTGATTTTCGAGGAGCGCGACTACTATCCCGACTTCGATATCGACCCCACGCCCTATCTGGAAAAAAGTTTACGAGTGGCGATGGTGTCGAACAACTACTTCCCGTTCGTTTCCGGCGTGTCGGTATCGGTGGAGCGGCTACGCCAGGGTCTTGGCGATCTCTCACATCGGGTGCAGCTGCTGGTACCGCGCTACCGGGAGTCGTGGCAGGACGATGACACCATTCTGCGGGTACCCACGCTGATGGCGTTTGGCGAGAAGCGTGAATTTCGCTTGACCAACCCGTTCAGCGCGGGCTTTCGCCGCTGCCTGCGTGAGTTCAAGCCCGATGTGATCCATGTACATCACCCGTTCTGGCTGGGGTCGATGGGTCTGTGGATGGGGCGTCGTTTGAAAGTGCCGGTCATCTACACCTATCACACGCGCCTGGAGCACTACGCGCACTTCGTACCGCTGCCGGGGGCACTGTTTCGCAACCTGATCTCTCACTATTTGATCAAGCGCTTCTCTAATCGTTGCCAGGGGGTCATCGTGCCGACCTATTCGGCAGAGGAGTACCTGCGCATGATCGGGGTCAAGACGCCGACGCTGGTGCAGCCCACGGGGATCGACGCGGCACGCTTTGCCGATGCCGACGAGGAGGCCGTGGCGTCGCTTCGCCAGCAGTTGGCTATCGCGGTCGACGATACGGTGCTGGTAAGCGTTTCTCGCATCAGTAAAGAGAAGAACATCGGCTTCATGCTGGAAGCGTTGGCAGAGTTGAAGCGCCAGGGAAAGACCGGCCTACGCTTGCTGTTGGTCGGCGACGGCCCGGACCGACAAGCGATCCAAACACAGATCGACACGCTGGGTTTGGAAGCACAGGTCACCTTGGTGGGGGCCGTGCCGCCAGAAGAGATGGCGCTTTACTATCACGTAGGCGATGTGTTCGTGTTTGCCTCTACCTCGGAAACACAAGGTATGGTGATTCTAGAGGCCATGGCCGCTGGGCTTCCGGTGGTCGCCGTACGCTCGAGCGGTATCGATGACGTGGTGCGCGATGGCCACAACGGCTTCAAGACGCCGCAAAACCGCCAGAAGTGGGGGCAGCGAGTGGTGGAACTGGTCGAGGATGACGCGTTGCGCGAAACCCTCGGCGATCAAGCCAAAGCGTTCGCCGCTGACTACGATATCGGCAAGTTTGCCGCCGCGGTGGCGCACTTTTATGCCGAGGTGCTAGCGAAACATCACACGACGCATCAGACCCACGAGCGTCAGCCCAAGTGA
- a CDS encoding secondary thiamine-phosphate synthase enzyme YjbQ: MWHQQEIHLPEMSRGFHLITDEIARALPCLAECHQGLLHLQLMHTSASLTLNENTDPDVRHDLDAFMRRLVPEGLSYFQHTLEGPDDMPAHVASSLLGTQLSLAVRDGRLALGTWQGVWLGEHREQGGSRRLLATLNGCAAL; encoded by the coding sequence ATGTGGCATCAACAAGAGATTCACTTGCCGGAAATGTCCCGCGGTTTTCATTTGATTACTGATGAGATCGCCAGAGCACTGCCCTGTTTGGCGGAGTGCCATCAGGGGCTTTTGCATCTACAGCTCATGCATACCTCCGCGTCGTTGACGCTCAACGAGAACACCGACCCGGACGTGCGCCATGATCTGGATGCTTTCATGCGACGTTTGGTGCCAGAAGGACTGAGCTACTTTCAGCATACGTTAGAGGGCCCCGACGACATGCCCGCCCATGTGGCGTCTAGTCTATTGGGCACTCAGCTCAGCCTTGCGGTACGCGATGGCCGCTTGGCCCTTGGCACGTGGCAAGGGGTGTGGTTAGGTGAGCATCGTGAGCAGGGTGGTTCGCGCCGCTTGCTGGCCACCTTGAACGGCTGTGCCGCGCTTTAG
- a CDS encoding lipocalin family protein: MATLATLAVTGTFLMGCTGIPDGTEPVTDFELERYLGEWYEIARLDHSFEEGLDCVTATYSRRDDGGVKVINRGYDLEERAWDEAEGRAYFIDDESVGRLKVSFFGPFYGGYNVLELDDDYQWALVAGPNRDYLWILARTPTIAGDVEQRLRQRAAELDFPTDELIDVVQDQTCPGR, from the coding sequence ATGGCCACGCTGGCAACCCTGGCCGTGACCGGCACATTCTTGATGGGTTGCACCGGCATTCCCGATGGCACGGAACCGGTGACTGACTTCGAGCTCGAGCGCTATCTTGGCGAGTGGTACGAAATCGCTCGCCTGGATCACTCCTTCGAAGAGGGACTAGACTGCGTCACCGCTACCTACAGTAGGCGCGACGATGGGGGCGTCAAGGTGATCAACCGAGGCTACGACCTGGAAGAACGCGCCTGGGACGAAGCCGAAGGTCGCGCCTACTTCATCGATGACGAGAGCGTGGGGCGGCTGAAAGTCAGCTTTTTCGGCCCGTTTTACGGCGGCTACAACGTTCTCGAACTCGACGATGACTACCAGTGGGCGTTGGTGGCAGGCCCTAACCGAGACTACCTGTGGATTCTGGCACGCACCCCCACGATAGCAGGCGACGTGGAGCAGCGCCTTCGTCAGCGCGCCGCCGAGCTGGACTTTCCCACCGACGAGTTGATCGACGTGGTGCAGGATCAAACCTGCCCAGGCCGCTAA
- a CDS encoding LysR family transcriptional regulator, protein MMLDDLAFFQQLARAGSLTATARELGLSLSAVSKRLKQLEARLGVTLAARTTRRLTLTLEGERYLSQGGLILEELQTLESSLSETANQGLSGRLRVNATFGFGRRHIAPLLSRFCAEHPGVESWLELTNFPLNLSDHGFDVGIRIGEPPDSRLVAKRILPNRRVLCAAPSYMKKMPPLKAPSDLTQHRCLVIRENDSDFPLWRFEHRQSQQRQAVKVRGPLASNDGEVITRLALDGHGVMLRSWWDVNEQLSSGTLQTLLPEWQGIRADFYAVFEHRRHVPERISALIDFLQREMAGRVPALPNG, encoded by the coding sequence ATGATGCTGGATGACCTCGCCTTTTTTCAGCAGCTAGCGCGAGCGGGAAGCTTGACCGCCACTGCTCGCGAGCTTGGGCTGTCTCTCTCAGCCGTGAGTAAACGTTTGAAGCAGCTAGAGGCTCGGCTGGGGGTGACGCTGGCGGCGCGTACGACGCGCCGGTTGACGCTTACTCTCGAAGGCGAGCGCTACCTGTCTCAAGGTGGTCTCATTCTGGAGGAGTTACAAACGCTCGAAAGCTCACTCAGCGAGACCGCGAACCAAGGCCTAAGCGGTCGGCTGAGGGTCAACGCGACCTTCGGCTTTGGCAGGCGGCATATCGCGCCGCTGCTATCGCGGTTTTGCGCCGAGCACCCAGGCGTGGAGAGCTGGCTTGAGCTGACCAACTTCCCCCTCAATTTGAGCGATCACGGCTTTGACGTCGGCATCCGTATTGGCGAGCCACCGGATTCACGCCTCGTCGCCAAGCGTATCCTACCCAACCGCCGCGTCTTGTGCGCTGCGCCTAGCTATATGAAAAAAATGCCGCCGCTGAAGGCTCCGAGCGATCTTACTCAGCACCGTTGCCTGGTGATTCGTGAAAACGATAGCGACTTCCCGCTATGGCGCTTCGAGCACCGGCAATCCCAGCAGCGCCAGGCCGTGAAGGTCAGGGGGCCATTGGCGAGTAACGACGGCGAGGTCATTACCCGCTTAGCGCTGGATGGCCACGGCGTGATGCTGCGTTCCTGGTGGGATGTGAACGAGCAACTATCCAGTGGGACGTTGCAAACGTTGCTACCGGAGTGGCAGGGCATACGCGCTGACTTTTACGCCGTGTTCGAGCATCGCCGCCATGTGCCGGAAAGGATCAGCGCGTTGATCGACTTCTTACAGCGAGAAATGGCGGGCCGGGTGCCCGCCTTGCCCAATGGCTAA
- a CDS encoding tartrate dehydrogenase codes for MAHRIAVIAGDGIGTEVMPEGIRVLEAAAKRFNIDLAFTTFEFGSCDYYLEHGKMLPDDWFDQLKGFDALFYGAVGWPDKVPDHISLWGSLLQFRRQFDQYINLRPCRLMPGIKSPLAGRKPGDIDFYVVRENTEGEYSSVGGKMYEGTEREIVIQETVMSRTGVDRVLKYAFDLAQTRPRKKLTSATKSNGISITMPYWDERVAEMAKQYPEIAVDKFHIDILTANFVLHPDWFDVVVGSNLFGDILSDLGPACTGTIGVAPSANINPEGKFPSLFEPVHGSAPDIAGQGIANPIGQIWSGAMMLEHLGYKEAGDAMVEAIEAVLSEGDSQVLTRDVGGQGTTESLGNAIAERIRG; via the coding sequence ATGGCCCATCGTATTGCAGTCATCGCTGGCGACGGTATCGGTACCGAAGTGATGCCCGAAGGTATTCGCGTGCTGGAAGCCGCCGCCAAGCGCTTCAATATCGACCTGGCGTTCACCACCTTCGAGTTCGGCAGCTGTGACTACTACTTGGAACACGGCAAGATGCTGCCCGACGACTGGTTCGACCAGCTCAAAGGATTCGATGCACTGTTTTACGGAGCCGTGGGCTGGCCAGACAAAGTGCCCGACCATATTTCGCTATGGGGCTCGCTGCTGCAGTTTCGTCGCCAGTTCGACCAGTACATCAACCTGCGCCCCTGCCGATTGATGCCCGGCATCAAAAGCCCGCTAGCGGGCCGCAAGCCCGGCGACATCGACTTTTACGTCGTGCGCGAAAACACCGAGGGCGAGTACTCGAGCGTCGGCGGCAAGATGTATGAAGGCACCGAGCGTGAAATCGTCATTCAGGAAACGGTGATGAGCCGAACCGGTGTCGACCGCGTACTAAAGTATGCCTTCGACCTAGCGCAAACCCGCCCACGTAAAAAGCTCACCTCGGCCACGAAGTCCAACGGCATCTCGATCACCATGCCCTACTGGGACGAGCGGGTGGCCGAGATGGCCAAGCAGTACCCAGAGATCGCGGTGGATAAATTCCATATCGATATTTTGACCGCCAACTTCGTGCTGCATCCGGACTGGTTCGACGTGGTGGTGGGCAGCAACCTGTTTGGCGATATTCTCTCCGACTTAGGCCCTGCGTGCACCGGCACCATTGGCGTCGCCCCCTCGGCCAACATCAACCCAGAAGGCAAGTTCCCCAGCCTGTTCGAACCGGTACACGGCAGCGCACCGGACATCGCCGGTCAAGGCATTGCCAACCCTATCGGCCAAATTTGGTCTGGGGCGATGATGCTGGAGCACCTGGGCTATAAGGAGGCGGGCGACGCGATGGTCGAGGCCATTGAAGCGGTGCTGAGTGAGGGCGATAGCCAAGTGCTCACCCGCGACGTGGGCGGCCAGGGCACGACCGAAAGCCTCGGTAACGCCATTGCCGAGCGGATTCGCGGTTGA
- the wrbA gene encoding NAD(P)H:quinone oxidoreductase has product MTKVLVLYYSMYGHIDTLAAAVAEGAKGVDGVEVTVKRVPETMPEEAFKNAGGKQDFTTPEATPQELSDYDAIIFGTPTRFGNMAGQMRTFLDQTGGLWANGALRGKVASVFTSTGTGGGDEMTITSTWTTLAHHGMVIVPIGYGIEEQFDISKVSGGTPYGAATLAGGDGSRQPDDRELKIARFQGKHVAEIAAKLAN; this is encoded by the coding sequence ATGACGAAGGTACTGGTGCTGTATTACTCCATGTATGGCCATATCGATACACTGGCTGCCGCGGTGGCCGAAGGCGCTAAGGGAGTGGACGGTGTCGAAGTGACGGTAAAACGTGTGCCTGAAACCATGCCGGAGGAGGCGTTCAAAAACGCTGGCGGCAAGCAGGACTTCACCACGCCGGAAGCCACACCTCAGGAGTTGTCGGATTACGATGCCATCATCTTCGGCACGCCGACGCGCTTTGGCAACATGGCGGGTCAGATGCGCACCTTCCTCGATCAAACCGGCGGCCTGTGGGCCAACGGCGCGCTGCGCGGCAAAGTGGCGAGCGTGTTCACGTCGACCGGCACTGGCGGCGGCGATGAGATGACCATTACCTCTACCTGGACCACGTTGGCCCACCACGGCATGGTCATCGTGCCCATTGGCTACGGCATCGAAGAGCAGTTCGATATTTCGAAAGTCAGCGGCGGTACGCCCTATGGCGCTGCGACGCTGGCCGGTGGTGATGGTTCCCGCCAGCCGGATGACCGCGAGCTGAAAATTGCCCGCTTCCAGGGCAAACATGTCGCTGAGATTGCTGCCAAACTGGCAAACTAA
- a CDS encoding hemerythrin domain-containing protein produces the protein MTIFEALRKDHDIQRDLLARLVETHGDSEERDTLYQQVRAELKYHANAEERALYIPMMDIDLTQEKARHSVAEHHEIDELIELLDDTDYSASHWLTHAKQLQHLVTHHLDEEEQEVFQLAGRGLQENQKSSLAKEYQEEMRRQRAD, from the coding sequence ATGACGATTTTCGAAGCACTTCGCAAAGATCACGACATCCAGCGAGACCTGCTGGCCCGCTTGGTAGAGACCCATGGCGATAGTGAAGAGCGCGATACCCTCTATCAACAGGTACGCGCCGAACTGAAATACCACGCCAACGCGGAAGAGAGAGCGCTTTACATCCCCATGATGGACATCGATCTCACCCAAGAAAAAGCGCGCCACAGCGTGGCGGAGCATCATGAGATCGACGAGCTGATCGAACTGCTGGACGACACCGACTATAGCGCCAGCCACTGGCTCACTCACGCTAAGCAGCTTCAACACTTGGTGACGCATCACTTGGACGAAGAGGAGCAGGAAGTTTTTCAACTGGCAGGCCGCGGCCTCCAAGAGAACCAGAAATCCTCTCTGGCCAAAGAGTATCAGGAAGAAATGCGGCGACAGCGAGCAGACTAA
- a CDS encoding succinylglutamate desuccinylase has protein sequence MLGQWLDWTLDEERPSPRIGRFPSGTYHLHGPGILELTPNILRPEARACVFSAAIHGNETAPVELLGDWLSALEASTLQLGAPVLVILGNIPALKAHKRFIATNLNRLFKRDLDERGAEPDRARALMEAVDTFFARHHALPKLHYDLHTAIRDSLYTRFVVEPYALAATDAQQWQWLAGADMQAVLHQHQHSWTFSHYSKHYHHAQAFTFELGRVAPFGDNDMAPLAPMLTLLGSLSSGYPPPTKPADNMAFFKVQHELMRQAEDFTLCFDDDVPNFSRFEPGTCLAKDGVAGDFIVEKTPLHVVFPNAHVDIGARAALLVVPSHAIT, from the coding sequence ATGCTAGGCCAATGGCTCGACTGGACGCTCGACGAGGAACGCCCCTCCCCGCGCATCGGCCGCTTCCCAAGCGGCACTTACCATCTTCACGGGCCAGGTATTCTAGAGCTCACCCCTAACATTCTGCGCCCAGAGGCACGCGCCTGTGTATTTTCTGCGGCGATACACGGTAACGAAACCGCCCCGGTGGAACTGCTCGGTGATTGGCTGAGCGCTTTGGAAGCCAGCACGCTGCAGTTAGGCGCGCCGGTGCTGGTGATCTTGGGTAACATTCCCGCGTTAAAAGCGCACAAACGCTTCATTGCCACCAACCTCAACCGGCTGTTCAAACGCGATCTGGACGAGCGGGGGGCCGAACCCGACCGAGCGCGAGCGTTAATGGAAGCAGTAGATACGTTCTTCGCCCGCCACCATGCGCTGCCGAAACTGCACTACGATCTGCACACGGCGATTCGGGACAGTTTGTATACCCGCTTCGTCGTCGAACCCTACGCCCTCGCCGCCACCGATGCGCAGCAGTGGCAGTGGCTGGCCGGAGCCGATATGCAGGCCGTGCTCCACCAACATCAGCACAGTTGGACGTTCTCCCACTACAGTAAGCACTATCATCACGCCCAAGCGTTTACGTTCGAACTGGGTCGGGTTGCCCCGTTTGGTGACAATGATATGGCTCCCCTGGCGCCAATGCTGACGCTCTTGGGCTCACTCAGCTCAGGTTATCCGCCGCCGACAAAGCCCGCAGATAACATGGCCTTTTTTAAAGTACAGCACGAGCTGATGCGCCAAGCGGAGGACTTTACGCTCTGCTTCGACGATGACGTACCCAATTTCAGCCGTTTCGAGCCCGGCACCTGCCTCGCCAAAGATGGGGTAGCGGGTGATTTCATCGTGGAGAAGACACCATTACATGTGGTGTTCCCCAATGCCCACGTCGACATAGGCGCTCGTGCGGCACTGTTGGTGGTGCCCAGTCATGCCATTACCTGA
- a CDS encoding ABC transporter ATP-binding protein, with protein MAATPTPLEVRNIKKRFGDTEVLKGLSLEAQKGDVITLIGASGSGKSTFLRCMNLLEQPDDGELYVHGEQIRFKTTKHGREPADWKQVVQMRAKLSMVFQSFNLWAHMTLLENIIEAPIHVLGKPKKEAIEHAHALLDRVGLSARANAYPAQMSGGQQQRGAIARALAMDPEVMLFDEPTSALDPELVGDVLKVMRDLANEGRTMVVVTHEMSFARDVSSKVIYLHQGLVEEAGAPNEVLGNPQSPRLKQFLAPKY; from the coding sequence ATGGCCGCTACGCCTACTCCCCTTGAAGTGCGCAATATTAAAAAGCGCTTTGGCGATACGGAAGTTCTCAAAGGTCTCTCCCTGGAAGCCCAAAAAGGTGACGTCATCACCCTCATTGGCGCCTCAGGGTCGGGCAAAAGCACCTTCCTGCGCTGCATGAACCTGCTTGAACAGCCCGACGATGGAGAGCTCTACGTCCACGGCGAACAAATTCGTTTTAAAACCACCAAACACGGCCGTGAGCCCGCCGACTGGAAACAGGTGGTGCAGATGCGTGCCAAGCTCTCGATGGTCTTCCAAAGCTTCAATCTATGGGCACACATGACGCTGCTGGAAAACATCATCGAAGCGCCGATCCACGTGCTCGGCAAGCCCAAAAAAGAGGCAATCGAGCATGCCCATGCGCTGCTGGATCGCGTAGGGCTGAGCGCTCGCGCCAATGCCTACCCGGCACAAATGTCCGGCGGCCAGCAGCAGCGCGGTGCCATTGCACGGGCGCTCGCCATGGACCCGGAAGTCATGCTGTTCGACGAGCCCACCTCGGCACTGGACCCGGAGTTGGTCGGCGACGTGCTGAAAGTCATGCGTGACTTAGCCAATGAAGGACGCACCATGGTCGTGGTCACCCACGAGATGAGCTTTGCCCGCGACGTGTCCAGCAAAGTGATCTACCTGCACCAAGGCTTGGTAGAAGAAGCCGGGGCGCCGAACGAGGTGCTGGGTAATCCGCAGTCACCGCGCTTGAAGCAGTTTCTAGCGCCCAAATACTGA
- a CDS encoding ABC transporter permease codes for MLDLQGYGPRLIEGAGVTVQLAVLSLILAILLGLLTASAKMSRNWLLRRTATVYTTVIRGVPDLVLMMLLFFGGQIGVNAISDMLYYNYDIDIYINFNAFAAGVLTIGFIFGAYMGETFRGAFMAVDNGQIEAGKAYGMSSGLVFRRIRFPQMMRHALPGLSNNWMVLLKTTALVSVIGLTDMVRVAAEASRATHEPFVFLIPVAVAYLLIASVSEWIFARLQKRYDIGFGGQ; via the coding sequence ATGCTCGATTTGCAAGGTTACGGCCCCCGCCTGATCGAAGGGGCGGGCGTCACCGTTCAACTGGCCGTTCTATCGCTGATCTTGGCCATCCTCCTAGGGCTGCTGACGGCCAGCGCCAAGATGTCGCGTAACTGGCTGTTACGTCGCACCGCCACCGTTTACACCACGGTGATTCGCGGTGTGCCGGACCTAGTGCTGATGATGCTGCTGTTCTTCGGCGGCCAGATCGGCGTCAACGCCATCAGCGACATGCTGTATTACAACTACGACATCGACATTTATATCAATTTCAATGCCTTTGCCGCAGGCGTACTGACCATCGGCTTTATCTTCGGTGCCTACATGGGCGAAACCTTTCGTGGGGCGTTCATGGCAGTGGATAACGGCCAGATAGAGGCAGGCAAAGCCTACGGCATGAGCAGTGGTTTGGTGTTTCGTCGCATTCGCTTCCCCCAAATGATGCGCCACGCCCTGCCCGGCCTTTCCAATAACTGGATGGTACTGCTCAAAACCACCGCGCTGGTCTCGGTAATCGGCCTGACCGACATGGTCCGAGTAGCCGCCGAAGCCTCCCGCGCGACCCACGAGCCCTTCGTGTTTTTGATCCCCGTCGCGGTGGCCTACCTGCTCATTGCCAGCGTCTCCGAGTGGATCTTTGCGCGCCTACAAAAACGTTACGACATCGGCTTTGGGGGGCAGTGA